The Pocillopora verrucosa isolate sample1 chromosome 2, ASM3666991v2, whole genome shotgun sequence genome has a segment encoding these proteins:
- the LOC131798590 gene encoding serine/threonine-protein phosphatase 6 regulatory ankyrin repeat subunit B isoform X4, with translation MKKNNRDLRKNKATPVPHEKASTPTKRMSASALASKMFQAISECDRDTLKELLEEQPAQLNDIKTEEGDFALHVATRIKNTEIVEVLMENGASVNIQNSEGQTPLHIAVSNEDETMVAFLVSRSAKTDIADSESVTATDLASRLENTAISERLRERVPTPRTPGTPRRRRVLSSVIDSVLHAIATGDVEDLKELLDGGYLDEDLLETKSENGETPLHIAIKLKSVEICKILVQGGAKTETKTTEGNTALHLAAEIGDINMARFLQVVKAKANVSNDAGDTPLHIACRKKHVNIVELLLGKFGANIHIKNKIGDTPLFVAVRVNCTQAIKDLLHTSQADQDVRSGRTKNGDTLMHIAVKSKDPELAKLLIQWGAPPDEKNDEGKTPLHLAAQKGDEEMVKYLHGLKVNPNTLDNDDMNPLHLAASAGHHNIVTFFLEKFKVDVSSRSRDGSTLLHQTCMAGQLDASNALIKKGVLLLMPNKSGGLCIHEAAKKGHLGLVRMLIERGVPVNVQNKRKYTPLHLACLSKKHQVVQLLIGHGADVTVDGGLAKETPLHMAAKVKGGEKVVDVLIKSGADPDSAKDNGERALHLASRCGNLEVVNILLRENTEVARRSKSGDTPLHFACQNGHFQIVEALIAQLFRDKTYLLARLIVNIPNNLGVTALHSVAGIPEGSAGTEDLVNTVQILLDHGADLTFSTYQKRETPLHWCARSGNYQMIEKIFTSPKVPEYIKLSIINKTTESGASPLMIASQYGKLEVVRALLRFHARVDVFDEVGGTALHYAASRGHVEVARELLNYKAYVNGRTKIGTTPLHMAAEKGHPEFVRVLVTKYNAIIDPLTVEKKSPLHLAAENGRLQVCKVLLDLRADANVTDSKDMIPVHYAALNDREDIVELFFNVRPDTMTQINAEGLNALHIASSNGSLQVVRKLVKLDFAKCSSDKGVLCKPLLLAARGGYKDIVEFLLQNGASPTEEDTEGNSVLHLAAKFGQVKVIDMLWGKTPLNRTSVKNGMTAIHVAALYGQTEVVQEFLTRAPYSATLVSERPVQADGEDEDDDYGFTSLHLAAQNGDNTLVRAITNHPGVRVDTVTGKAGRTALHIASMEGHIEVASTLISKASALLQLTDNDGRTPLHLASANGHRELLTILIGQGADIDSQDNMGNTALHIASEAGYIAVVKVLVEYGASPLIENKAEDVPICLAVRERHLGVLDFLLSQRVNHERLLSNKKFLLDLVICSRSSNCKSLMTFTLSAPAPVHISSFLSRHYRIETTKNKEHANELELASGFCETVAKDLISISCAEDSGAVLNSIDGKNVAFLDFLIECELKQCVSHPLVQQYVTQIWFGDLKWEDWKFMVLFLVAFLFPPIWVYLSLPFKNRHRKIPIIKFICRLISHLYLILILCLTVVVPWNHDGSDLLPHWYEYLLFMWIIGMLLTEISSERERSGLGWVPTLVIFLVLFGELLRMIAIGYDGEKRVEIVFARDQFLGTALMLNGLQLLQFLSIHRLFGPWGVIIGHLVVDVLRFLLILTIFFSSFALQLAAVFKPLELKAANDTDRGAISAKPAVPFLKIVELLFFGIFGLTNQKDFLSDDNVRAKDMSKVVFGLYNVLVIIVLINLLIAMMSDTYQRLQVASDVEWKFGRARLIRNMERETSNPTPINLFSKLVHVIKMLYRSRCRCRVQEIAVQQDDNNGVCDTQRRRRLSFTDEAMDEDAYQEWSLIQSVVDWDNVVEKFLDSRGEKSSREKHRRTRKDQRRIMQLTKSIDLSGATDEARDDKVLNRVADEAAIRMNVLKSLKL, from the exons AGTGAAGGCCAGACCCCTCTTCATATCGCAGTATCCAACGAGGATGAGACAATGGTTGCCTTTCTCGTCAGCCGTAGTGCTAAAACTGATATTGCAGACAGT GAATCAGTAACTGCGACTGATCTAGCATCGCGTCTCGAGAACACAGCAATTAGCGAAAGGCTCCGAGAAAGAGTGCCAACACCTAGAACACCTGGAACACCAAGGCGACGACGAGTACTATCA AGCGTGATTGACTCAGTACTCCATGCGATCGCGACTGGAGATGTAGAAGACTTGAAGGAGCTTCTTGATGGTGGATATTTGGACGAGGATCTCCTCGAAACTAAATCG GAGAATGGCGAAACACCCCTACATATTGCCATTAAACTGAAAAGCGTCGAAATTTGCAAAATATTGGTTCAAGGAGGAGctaaaactgaaactaaaacG ACTGAGGGAAACACCGCTCTTCACCTTGCCGCTGAGATAGGAGATATCAATATGGCAAGATTCCTTCAAGTTGTGAAAGCCAAAGCAAACGTTTCCAACGAT GCGGGAGACACGCCCTTACACATAGCATGTAGAAAAAAACATGTGAATATTGTGGAACTGCTGCTGGGGAAATTTGGAGCTAACATCCACATCAAAAACAAG ATTGGCGATACACCTTTGTTTGTTGCTGTCCGAGTAAATTGCACACAGGCGATCAAGGACCTTTTGCATACTTCACAAGCGGATCAAGACGTCAGATCTGGTAGAACG AAAAATGGAGACACTTTGATGCACATCGCAGTGAAAAGTAAGGATCCAGAATTGGCCAAACTCCTGATACAGTGGGGGGCTCCACCGGACGAAAAGAAC GATGAAGGAAAAACTCCATTACATTTAGCAGCTCAAAAAGGTGACGAAGAAATGGTGAAATACCTACATGGCTTGAAAGTGAATCCCAACACACTAGATAAC GACGACATGAATCCGCTTCACTTGGCAGCCAGCGCTGGGCATCACAATATTGTGAcattttttctggaaaaatttaaagtggACGTGTCTTCCAGAAGCAGg GATGGCAGTACCTTGCTTCATCAGACGTGCATGGCGGGTCAATTGGACGCCTCCAATGCTCTGATAAAGAAAGGTGTCCTTCTACTCATGCCTAATAAG AGTGGGGGCTTATGTATCCACGAGGCGGCGAAGAAAGGTCACTTGGGTTTGGTTAGAATGTTGATCGAAAGAGGAGTTCCTGTAAACGTCCAGAACAAG CGTAAATACACTCCACTTCATTTGGCTTGTCTCAGTAAGAAACATCAAGTTGTGCAACTGCTGATTGGACACGGGGCGGATGTCACAGTTGACGGTGGTTTG GCGAAAGAAACTCCGCTACATATGGCTGCAAAAGTTAAAGGAGGAGAAAAAGTTGTGGACGTTTTGATCAAAAGTGGAGCTGACCCAGACTCTGCAAAGGAC AACGGCGAGAGAGCTCTTCATTTAGCTTCCAGATGCGGGAATTTAGAAGTTGTAAATATCCTTTTGCGAGAAAATACTGAAGTGGCCCGCCGTAGCAAG TCAGGAGACACCCCTCTTCATTTTGCCTGTCAAAATGGACACTTTCAAATAGTAGAGGCTCTGATCGCGCAACTTTTTAGGGACAAGACGTACCTTCTCGCTCGTTTGATTGTTAACATACCAAACAAT CTTGGAGTGACTGCTCTTCATTCGGTGGCTGGTATTCCTGAAGGATCAGCGGGCACAGAGGATCTTGTTAATACCGTGCAGATTCTTCTTGATCATGGTGCAGACCTGACTTTTTCAACTTACCAG AAAAGAGAGACACCCCTTCACTGGTGCGCACGGTCAGGAAACTACCAAATGATTGAGAAAATATTTACTTCCCCAAAGGTTCCAGAGTACATCAAACTGAGTATCATTAACAAGACAACTGAG AGCGGAGCCTCTCCACTGATGATTGCCTCACAGTATGGCAAGCTAGAAGTGGTGCGAGCACTTTTGCGTTTTCACGCCAGAGTAGATGTTTTTGACGAG GTGGGTGGCACAGCGCTCCACTACGCTGCATCCAGAGGACATGTGGAGGTTGCACGTGAACTGCTGAATTACAAAGCTTATGTGAACGGCAGAACCAAG attggTACGACTCCGCTTCACATGGCGGCCGAGAAGGGTCACCCAGAATTTGTTCGTGTGCTTGTTACCAAGTACAATGCCATTATCGACCCTCTGACAGTG gaAAAGAAGAGTCCTTTGCATTTAGCAGCTGAGAATGGCAGGCTTCAAGTGTGCAAGGTTCTACTGGATTTACGTGCAGATGCTAACGTGACAGATAGT AAAGACATGATTCCTGTACATTACGCTGCTCTAAATGACAGGGAAGATATCGTCGAATTATTTTTCAACGTGAGACCCGACACCATGACACAGATTAACGCG GAGGGACTTAACGCGTTGCACATCGCCTCCTCAAATGGAAGTCTCCAAGTTGTAAGGAAACTTGTTAAGCTCGACTTTGCCAAATGTTCATCAGATAAG GGCGTCTTGTGCAAACCTCTTCTGTTGGCTGCTCGCGGAGGCTATAAAGACATAGTGGAATTCTTGCTTCAAAATGGAGcttcaccaactgaagaagacACG GAGGGCAACAGTGTTCTACACTTAGCCGCCAAGTTTGGTCAAGTCAAAGTTATTGATATGCTATGGGGGAAAACACCTCTTAACCGAACCAGTGTTAAG AATGGAATGACAGCCATTCACGTTGCTGCCTTATATGGTCAGACAGAGGTTGTGCAGGAGTTTCTCACTAGGGCCCCTTATTCTGCCACGCTCGTCAGTGAG cgtCCAGTTCAAGCCGATGGTGAAGACGAAGACGATGAC tatGGTTTTACTTCTCTTCATCTTGCGGCTCAAAATGGCGACAACACTCTGGTGCGGGCCATTACCAACCATCCTGGTGTGCGAGTGGACACTGTGACTGGCAAGGCG GGTCGCACAGCACTCCATATAGCATCCATGGAAGGTCACATTGAAGTAGCCAGCACGTTGATAAGTAAAGCCTCAGCTTTACTTCAGCTGACGGACAATGATGGTCGAACACCTTTACACCTCGCCTCTGCTAATGGCCACAGGGAGCTGCTGACGATCCTGATTGGCCAGGGAGCTGATATTGACTCCCAGGACAAC ATGGGTAATACGGCTCTACACATTGCCTCCGAAGCTGGTTATATTGCGGTGGTAAAAGTGTTGGTGGAGTATGGAGCTTCGCCTTTGATCGAAAACAAG GCTGAAGATGTACCTATTTGTCTGGCAGTGAGAGAAAGACACCTTGGAGTTTTGGATTTCCTACTCAGTCAAAGAGTAAATCATGAACGACTTCTGAGCAACAAAAAG tttTTGCTGGACCTTGTGATTTGTTCTCGTTCATCCAATTGCAAATCTTTGATGACCTTTACTCTCAG tgcacCAGCCCCTGTGCACATTTCATCGTTCCTGTCGCGTCACTACCGCATTGAAACTACTAAAAACAAAGAACACGCAAACGAGCTGGAATTGGCCAGCGGTTTCTGCGAAACCGTGGCAAAGGACCTTATCAGCATCTCATGTGCCGAGGATTCTGGAGCAGTGCTCAACTCAATTGACGGTAAAAATGTGGCGTTCCTCGATTTCCTGATCGAATGCGAGCTGAAACAGTGTGTTTCGCATCCTTTGGTTCAGCAATATGTCACTCAGATCTGGTTCGGTGACCTCAAGTGGGAGGACTGGAAATTCATGGTTTTGTTCCTCGTGGCATTCTTGTTCCCGCCCATTTGGGTATACCTCTCACTTCCGTTCAAGAACAGGCACCGCAAGATCCCCATCATCAAGTTCATCTGCCGGCTCATCTCTCACCTCTATCTTATCCTAATTCTCTGTCTGACGGTGGTAGTGCCGTGGAACCACGACGGTAGCGACCTCTTACCCCACTGGTACGAATACCTTCTATTCATGTGGATCATTGGTATGCTCCTGACTGAGATTAGTAGCGAACGGGAACGTAGCGGGCTTGGATGGGTCCCTACCCTTGTGATCTTCTTGGTACTGTTTGGCGAATTACTTCGAATGATTGCAATTGGTTACGATGGTGAAAAGAGAGTTGAAATCGTGTTCGCGCGGGACCAATTTCTGGGCACGGCGCTGATGCTAAATGGTCTGCAACTTCTTCAGTTCTTGTCCATTCACAGGTTATTTGGTCCTTGGGGAGTAATCATCGGTCATCTCGTTGTCGATGTCCTTCGTTTTCTGCTCATCCTGACAATATTCTTCTCCAGCTTCGCGTTGCAGCTCGCAGCAGTGTTTAAGCCATTGGAGTTGAAGGCTGCCAACGACACGGACCGCGGTGCGATCTCAGCAAAACCTGCAGTTCCCTTTCTGAAAATCGTGGAACTCCTCTTCTTTGGTATCTTTGGACTGACAAATCAAAAAGACTTTCTTTCAGACGATAATGTGCGAGCGAAAGACATGTCTAAAGTGGTGTTCGGACTCTACAACGTGCTTGTAATAATCGTCCTAATCAACCTCctgatcgccatgatgagcgacACCTACCAACGGTTGCAAGTCGCGTCGGATGTGGAGTGGAAGTTCGGACGAGCCAGGCTTATCAGAAACATGGAACGCGAGACCTCCAACCCAACGCCGATAAATCTCTTCTCAAAGCTGGTCCATGTCATCAAGATGCTGTATAGGTCTCGCTGCAGGTGCCGAGTGCAAGAGATTGCTGTGCAACAGGACGACAACAATGGCGTATGTGACACTCAGAGACGCCGGCGGTTGAGCTTCACGGATGAGGCCATGGATGAAGATGCTTATCAAGAATGGAGTCTAATCCAATCCGTTGTCGACTGGGACAATGTCGTTGAAAAGTTTCTGGATTCCAGGGGAGAGAAAAGCTCAAGAGAAAAACACAGGCGGACACGAAAGGATCAAAGACGAATCATGCAACTTACCAAGTCGATAGATTTGTCTGGAGCCACAGACGAAGCTCGGGATGATAAAGTTCTCAATCGCGTCGCTGATGAAGCGGCCATCAGAATGAATGTTCTTAAATCCTTGAAATTGTAA
- the LOC131798590 gene encoding serine/threonine-protein phosphatase 6 regulatory ankyrin repeat subunit B isoform X1, whose translation MKKNNRDLRKNKATPVPHEKASTPTKRMSASALASKMFQAISECDRDTLKELLEEQPAQLNDIKTEEGDFALHVATRIKNTEIVEVLMENGASVNIQNSEGQTPLHIAVSNEDETMVAFLVSRSAKTDIADSESVTATDLASRLENTAISERLRERVPTPRTPGTPRRRRVLSSVIDSVLHAIATGDVEDLKELLDGGYLDEDLLETKSENGETPLHIAIKLKSVEICKILVQGGAKTETKTTEGNTALHLAAEIGDINMARFLQVVKAKANVSNDAGDTPLHIACRKKHVNIVELLLGKFGANIHIKNKIGDTPLFVAVRVNCTQAIKDLLHTSQADQDVRSGRTKNGDTLMHIAVKSKDPELAKLLIQWGAPPDEKNDEGKTPLHLAAQKGDEEMVKYLHGLKVNPNTLDNDDMNPLHLAASAGHHNIVTFFLEKFKVDVSSRSRDGSTLLHQTCMAGQLDASNALIKKGVLLLMPNKSGGLCIHEAAKKGHLGLVRMLIERGVPVNVQNKRKYTPLHLACLSKKHQVVQLLIGHGADVTVDGGLAKETPLHMAAKVKGGEKVVDVLIKSGADPDSAKDNGERALHLASRCGNLEVVNILLRENTEVARRSKSGDTPLHFACQNGHFQIVEALIAQLFRDKTYLLARLIVNIPNNLGVTALHSVAGIPEGSAGTEDLVNTVQILLDHGADLTFSTYQKRETPLHWCARSGNYQMIEKIFTSPKVPEYIKLSIINKTTESGASPLMIASQYGKLEVVRALLRFHARVDVFDEVGGTALHYAASRGHVEVARELLNYKAYVNGRTKPNVRYSSDKTRKDNTEDLPIGTTPLHMAAEKGHPEFVRVLVTKYNAIIDPLTVEKKSPLHLAAENGRLQVCKVLLDLRADANVTDSKDMIPVHYAALNDREDIVELFFNVRPDTMTQINAEGLNALHIASSNGSLQVVRKLVKLDFAKCSSDKGVLCKPLLLAARGGYKDIVEFLLQNGASPTEEDTEGNSVLHLAAKFGQVKVIDMLWGKTPLNRTSVKNGMTAIHVAALYGQTEVVQEFLTRAPYSATLVSERPVQADGEDEDDDYGFTSLHLAAQNGDNTLVRAITNHPGVRVDTVTGKAGRTALHIASMEGHIEVASTLISKASALLQLTDNDGRTPLHLASANGHRELLTILIGQGADIDSQDNMGNTALHIASEAGYIAVVKVLVEYGASPLIENKAEDVPICLAVRERHLGVLDFLLSQRVNHERLLSNKKFLLDLVICSRSSNCKSLMTFTLSAPAPVHISSFLSRHYRIETTKNKEHANELELASGFCETVAKDLISISCAEDSGAVLNSIDGKNVAFLDFLIECELKQCVSHPLVQQYVTQIWFGDLKWEDWKFMVLFLVAFLFPPIWVYLSLPFKNRHRKIPIIKFICRLISHLYLILILCLTVVVPWNHDGSDLLPHWYEYLLFMWIIGMLLTEISSERERSGLGWVPTLVIFLVLFGELLRMIAIGYDGEKRVEIVFARDQFLGTALMLNGLQLLQFLSIHRLFGPWGVIIGHLVVDVLRFLLILTIFFSSFALQLAAVFKPLELKAANDTDRGAISAKPAVPFLKIVELLFFGIFGLTNQKDFLSDDNVRAKDMSKVVFGLYNVLVIIVLINLLIAMMSDTYQRLQVASDVEWKFGRARLIRNMERETSNPTPINLFSKLVHVIKMLYRSRCRCRVQEIAVQQDDNNGVCDTQRRRRLSFTDEAMDEDAYQEWSLIQSVVDWDNVVEKFLDSRGEKSSREKHRRTRKDQRRIMQLTKSIDLSGATDEARDDKVLNRVADEAAIRMNVLKSLKL comes from the exons AGTGAAGGCCAGACCCCTCTTCATATCGCAGTATCCAACGAGGATGAGACAATGGTTGCCTTTCTCGTCAGCCGTAGTGCTAAAACTGATATTGCAGACAGT GAATCAGTAACTGCGACTGATCTAGCATCGCGTCTCGAGAACACAGCAATTAGCGAAAGGCTCCGAGAAAGAGTGCCAACACCTAGAACACCTGGAACACCAAGGCGACGACGAGTACTATCA AGCGTGATTGACTCAGTACTCCATGCGATCGCGACTGGAGATGTAGAAGACTTGAAGGAGCTTCTTGATGGTGGATATTTGGACGAGGATCTCCTCGAAACTAAATCG GAGAATGGCGAAACACCCCTACATATTGCCATTAAACTGAAAAGCGTCGAAATTTGCAAAATATTGGTTCAAGGAGGAGctaaaactgaaactaaaacG ACTGAGGGAAACACCGCTCTTCACCTTGCCGCTGAGATAGGAGATATCAATATGGCAAGATTCCTTCAAGTTGTGAAAGCCAAAGCAAACGTTTCCAACGAT GCGGGAGACACGCCCTTACACATAGCATGTAGAAAAAAACATGTGAATATTGTGGAACTGCTGCTGGGGAAATTTGGAGCTAACATCCACATCAAAAACAAG ATTGGCGATACACCTTTGTTTGTTGCTGTCCGAGTAAATTGCACACAGGCGATCAAGGACCTTTTGCATACTTCACAAGCGGATCAAGACGTCAGATCTGGTAGAACG AAAAATGGAGACACTTTGATGCACATCGCAGTGAAAAGTAAGGATCCAGAATTGGCCAAACTCCTGATACAGTGGGGGGCTCCACCGGACGAAAAGAAC GATGAAGGAAAAACTCCATTACATTTAGCAGCTCAAAAAGGTGACGAAGAAATGGTGAAATACCTACATGGCTTGAAAGTGAATCCCAACACACTAGATAAC GACGACATGAATCCGCTTCACTTGGCAGCCAGCGCTGGGCATCACAATATTGTGAcattttttctggaaaaatttaaagtggACGTGTCTTCCAGAAGCAGg GATGGCAGTACCTTGCTTCATCAGACGTGCATGGCGGGTCAATTGGACGCCTCCAATGCTCTGATAAAGAAAGGTGTCCTTCTACTCATGCCTAATAAG AGTGGGGGCTTATGTATCCACGAGGCGGCGAAGAAAGGTCACTTGGGTTTGGTTAGAATGTTGATCGAAAGAGGAGTTCCTGTAAACGTCCAGAACAAG CGTAAATACACTCCACTTCATTTGGCTTGTCTCAGTAAGAAACATCAAGTTGTGCAACTGCTGATTGGACACGGGGCGGATGTCACAGTTGACGGTGGTTTG GCGAAAGAAACTCCGCTACATATGGCTGCAAAAGTTAAAGGAGGAGAAAAAGTTGTGGACGTTTTGATCAAAAGTGGAGCTGACCCAGACTCTGCAAAGGAC AACGGCGAGAGAGCTCTTCATTTAGCTTCCAGATGCGGGAATTTAGAAGTTGTAAATATCCTTTTGCGAGAAAATACTGAAGTGGCCCGCCGTAGCAAG TCAGGAGACACCCCTCTTCATTTTGCCTGTCAAAATGGACACTTTCAAATAGTAGAGGCTCTGATCGCGCAACTTTTTAGGGACAAGACGTACCTTCTCGCTCGTTTGATTGTTAACATACCAAACAAT CTTGGAGTGACTGCTCTTCATTCGGTGGCTGGTATTCCTGAAGGATCAGCGGGCACAGAGGATCTTGTTAATACCGTGCAGATTCTTCTTGATCATGGTGCAGACCTGACTTTTTCAACTTACCAG AAAAGAGAGACACCCCTTCACTGGTGCGCACGGTCAGGAAACTACCAAATGATTGAGAAAATATTTACTTCCCCAAAGGTTCCAGAGTACATCAAACTGAGTATCATTAACAAGACAACTGAG AGCGGAGCCTCTCCACTGATGATTGCCTCACAGTATGGCAAGCTAGAAGTGGTGCGAGCACTTTTGCGTTTTCACGCCAGAGTAGATGTTTTTGACGAG GTGGGTGGCACAGCGCTCCACTACGCTGCATCCAGAGGACATGTGGAGGTTGCACGTGAACTGCTGAATTACAAAGCTTATGTGAACGGCAGAACCAAG CCAAATGTCCGTTATTCAAGCGATAAAACACGCAAAGACAACACAGAAGATTTGCCT attggTACGACTCCGCTTCACATGGCGGCCGAGAAGGGTCACCCAGAATTTGTTCGTGTGCTTGTTACCAAGTACAATGCCATTATCGACCCTCTGACAGTG gaAAAGAAGAGTCCTTTGCATTTAGCAGCTGAGAATGGCAGGCTTCAAGTGTGCAAGGTTCTACTGGATTTACGTGCAGATGCTAACGTGACAGATAGT AAAGACATGATTCCTGTACATTACGCTGCTCTAAATGACAGGGAAGATATCGTCGAATTATTTTTCAACGTGAGACCCGACACCATGACACAGATTAACGCG GAGGGACTTAACGCGTTGCACATCGCCTCCTCAAATGGAAGTCTCCAAGTTGTAAGGAAACTTGTTAAGCTCGACTTTGCCAAATGTTCATCAGATAAG GGCGTCTTGTGCAAACCTCTTCTGTTGGCTGCTCGCGGAGGCTATAAAGACATAGTGGAATTCTTGCTTCAAAATGGAGcttcaccaactgaagaagacACG GAGGGCAACAGTGTTCTACACTTAGCCGCCAAGTTTGGTCAAGTCAAAGTTATTGATATGCTATGGGGGAAAACACCTCTTAACCGAACCAGTGTTAAG AATGGAATGACAGCCATTCACGTTGCTGCCTTATATGGTCAGACAGAGGTTGTGCAGGAGTTTCTCACTAGGGCCCCTTATTCTGCCACGCTCGTCAGTGAG cgtCCAGTTCAAGCCGATGGTGAAGACGAAGACGATGAC tatGGTTTTACTTCTCTTCATCTTGCGGCTCAAAATGGCGACAACACTCTGGTGCGGGCCATTACCAACCATCCTGGTGTGCGAGTGGACACTGTGACTGGCAAGGCG GGTCGCACAGCACTCCATATAGCATCCATGGAAGGTCACATTGAAGTAGCCAGCACGTTGATAAGTAAAGCCTCAGCTTTACTTCAGCTGACGGACAATGATGGTCGAACACCTTTACACCTCGCCTCTGCTAATGGCCACAGGGAGCTGCTGACGATCCTGATTGGCCAGGGAGCTGATATTGACTCCCAGGACAAC ATGGGTAATACGGCTCTACACATTGCCTCCGAAGCTGGTTATATTGCGGTGGTAAAAGTGTTGGTGGAGTATGGAGCTTCGCCTTTGATCGAAAACAAG GCTGAAGATGTACCTATTTGTCTGGCAGTGAGAGAAAGACACCTTGGAGTTTTGGATTTCCTACTCAGTCAAAGAGTAAATCATGAACGACTTCTGAGCAACAAAAAG tttTTGCTGGACCTTGTGATTTGTTCTCGTTCATCCAATTGCAAATCTTTGATGACCTTTACTCTCAG tgcacCAGCCCCTGTGCACATTTCATCGTTCCTGTCGCGTCACTACCGCATTGAAACTACTAAAAACAAAGAACACGCAAACGAGCTGGAATTGGCCAGCGGTTTCTGCGAAACCGTGGCAAAGGACCTTATCAGCATCTCATGTGCCGAGGATTCTGGAGCAGTGCTCAACTCAATTGACGGTAAAAATGTGGCGTTCCTCGATTTCCTGATCGAATGCGAGCTGAAACAGTGTGTTTCGCATCCTTTGGTTCAGCAATATGTCACTCAGATCTGGTTCGGTGACCTCAAGTGGGAGGACTGGAAATTCATGGTTTTGTTCCTCGTGGCATTCTTGTTCCCGCCCATTTGGGTATACCTCTCACTTCCGTTCAAGAACAGGCACCGCAAGATCCCCATCATCAAGTTCATCTGCCGGCTCATCTCTCACCTCTATCTTATCCTAATTCTCTGTCTGACGGTGGTAGTGCCGTGGAACCACGACGGTAGCGACCTCTTACCCCACTGGTACGAATACCTTCTATTCATGTGGATCATTGGTATGCTCCTGACTGAGATTAGTAGCGAACGGGAACGTAGCGGGCTTGGATGGGTCCCTACCCTTGTGATCTTCTTGGTACTGTTTGGCGAATTACTTCGAATGATTGCAATTGGTTACGATGGTGAAAAGAGAGTTGAAATCGTGTTCGCGCGGGACCAATTTCTGGGCACGGCGCTGATGCTAAATGGTCTGCAACTTCTTCAGTTCTTGTCCATTCACAGGTTATTTGGTCCTTGGGGAGTAATCATCGGTCATCTCGTTGTCGATGTCCTTCGTTTTCTGCTCATCCTGACAATATTCTTCTCCAGCTTCGCGTTGCAGCTCGCAGCAGTGTTTAAGCCATTGGAGTTGAAGGCTGCCAACGACACGGACCGCGGTGCGATCTCAGCAAAACCTGCAGTTCCCTTTCTGAAAATCGTGGAACTCCTCTTCTTTGGTATCTTTGGACTGACAAATCAAAAAGACTTTCTTTCAGACGATAATGTGCGAGCGAAAGACATGTCTAAAGTGGTGTTCGGACTCTACAACGTGCTTGTAATAATCGTCCTAATCAACCTCctgatcgccatgatgagcgacACCTACCAACGGTTGCAAGTCGCGTCGGATGTGGAGTGGAAGTTCGGACGAGCCAGGCTTATCAGAAACATGGAACGCGAGACCTCCAACCCAACGCCGATAAATCTCTTCTCAAAGCTGGTCCATGTCATCAAGATGCTGTATAGGTCTCGCTGCAGGTGCCGAGTGCAAGAGATTGCTGTGCAACAGGACGACAACAATGGCGTATGTGACACTCAGAGACGCCGGCGGTTGAGCTTCACGGATGAGGCCATGGATGAAGATGCTTATCAAGAATGGAGTCTAATCCAATCCGTTGTCGACTGGGACAATGTCGTTGAAAAGTTTCTGGATTCCAGGGGAGAGAAAAGCTCAAGAGAAAAACACAGGCGGACACGAAAGGATCAAAGACGAATCATGCAACTTACCAAGTCGATAGATTTGTCTGGAGCCACAGACGAAGCTCGGGATGATAAAGTTCTCAATCGCGTCGCTGATGAAGCGGCCATCAGAATGAATGTTCTTAAATCCTTGAAATTGTAA